In Vibrio sp. 10N, the following proteins share a genomic window:
- a CDS encoding ArsC family reductase translates to MATTMFGIPNCDTIKKAKKWLEANELEYQFHNYRKDGISEGMVRNFCEQLGWEQVVNKRGTTYRQLTQEQKDSLNQETAIALLVEHSAMIKRPILNVDGTLHIGFKAEQYQQVFGV, encoded by the coding sequence ATGGCCACTACGATGTTTGGTATTCCCAACTGTGACACGATAAAGAAAGCAAAAAAATGGCTTGAAGCCAACGAGTTAGAGTATCAATTTCACAACTATCGCAAAGACGGTATCAGCGAAGGCATGGTTCGCAACTTCTGTGAGCAGCTTGGTTGGGAACAAGTCGTAAACAAACGCGGCACGACTTACCGCCAACTCACTCAAGAGCAAAAGGACAGCTTAAACCAGGAGACGGCCATTGCTCTGTTAGTCGAGCACTCAGCGATGATCAAGCGCCCCATTCTCAACGTAGATGGCACTTTGCACATTGGATTTAAAGCGGAACAATACCAACAAGTATTTGGTGTTTAA
- the dapE gene encoding succinyl-diaminopimelate desuccinylase: MNDSPVLALAKDLISRQSVTPEDADCQKVMIERLEKLGFDIEVMVFEDTTNFWARRGTEAPLFAFAGHTDVVPAGNLDHWHTPPFEPTIIDGHLHGRGAADMKGSLACMIVAVERFIENHPDHSGSIGFLITSDEEGPFINGTTRVVDTLMARDENIDMCIVGEPSSTHSVGDVVKNGRRGSITGDLTVKGTQGHVAYPHLANNPVHQALPALAELAATKWDEGNDYFPPTSFQIPNLHSGTGASNVIPGEFNVQFNFRFSTELTDETIKSRVHSTLDLHGLDYDLKWTLSGHPFLTDKGSLLDAVVSAVEEVNHQQPELLTTGGTSDGRFIARMGAQVVELGPVNATIHKVNECVNVADLEKLTDMYEHTLINLFAKS; the protein is encoded by the coding sequence ATGAATGACAGCCCAGTATTGGCACTAGCAAAAGATCTTATTAGCCGCCAATCCGTAACCCCAGAAGACGCCGACTGCCAGAAGGTCATGATTGAAAGATTAGAAAAGCTCGGTTTTGACATCGAAGTCATGGTGTTTGAAGACACCACCAACTTCTGGGCTCGTCGTGGTACTGAAGCGCCACTGTTTGCGTTTGCAGGCCACACTGACGTAGTGCCTGCTGGCAATCTCGACCACTGGCACACGCCTCCTTTTGAGCCAACTATTATTGATGGTCATCTGCACGGCCGCGGCGCAGCAGATATGAAAGGCTCATTGGCTTGTATGATTGTAGCGGTAGAGCGCTTTATCGAGAACCACCCGGACCACAGCGGCTCAATTGGCTTTTTGATTACCTCTGACGAAGAGGGGCCATTTATCAACGGGACAACACGTGTTGTCGATACATTAATGGCGCGCGATGAAAACATCGACATGTGTATTGTCGGTGAGCCATCCAGCACTCACAGCGTCGGTGATGTGGTTAAGAACGGTCGCCGTGGCTCCATCACGGGCGATTTGACCGTCAAGGGCACACAAGGCCACGTGGCTTACCCACATCTTGCCAATAACCCTGTTCACCAAGCACTTCCTGCACTGGCAGAGCTGGCAGCGACTAAGTGGGACGAAGGCAACGACTATTTCCCGCCAACTAGCTTCCAGATCCCGAATTTGCATAGCGGCACAGGTGCTAGCAACGTGATTCCTGGTGAGTTCAACGTTCAATTTAACTTCCGTTTTAGTACAGAGCTGACTGACGAAACCATTAAGAGCCGCGTCCACTCTACATTGGACTTACATGGCTTGGACTACGATCTAAAATGGACACTGAGCGGTCATCCATTCTTAACAGATAAGGGAAGCTTGCTTGATGCCGTTGTCAGTGCGGTTGAAGAAGTGAATCACCAGCAACCGGAGCTGTTAACGACGGGCGGCACCTCTGATGGTCGTTTCATCGCACGAATGGGCGCTCAAGTCGTGGAGCTGGGGCCCGTGAACGCCACAATCCATAAAGTGAATGAGTGTGTGAACGTCGCCGACCTTGAAAAGCTGACTGACATGTACGAACACACATTGATTAACTTATTCGCTAAATCCTAA
- a CDS encoding M15 family metallopeptidase, which translates to MQITQLVGQSDDALVDVTIGSKSFLVHPQVQADLLALVAAAKEAGFELYLASGYRSFERQLAIWNNKMSGHTPILDQNSHPIETKNMSDADKVQAILKWSALPGASRHHWGTDFDVYAGNLLPNNTRLQLEPWEYLEGHQREFFLWLSEQAPMHGFFFPYSKDLGGVAMEPWHISHHQTSSACLAQFCCQQWRQVLQQSDILGREAILSELDSIYNQYVTNINR; encoded by the coding sequence ATGCAGATAACGCAGCTTGTTGGGCAGTCCGACGACGCTTTGGTTGACGTGACCATTGGCAGTAAATCATTTTTAGTGCATCCGCAGGTGCAAGCTGATTTGCTGGCATTGGTAGCGGCGGCCAAAGAAGCGGGGTTTGAGCTTTACTTGGCAAGCGGCTATCGATCGTTTGAGCGTCAGCTGGCAATTTGGAACAACAAAATGTCCGGTCATACGCCTATTTTGGATCAAAACAGTCACCCCATTGAGACCAAGAACATGAGTGACGCCGACAAAGTCCAAGCGATTTTGAAATGGAGTGCGCTGCCTGGCGCAAGCCGTCATCATTGGGGCACAGACTTTGATGTCTATGCGGGAAATTTGCTGCCCAACAACACCCGTTTGCAACTGGAGCCTTGGGAGTACTTGGAGGGTCATCAGCGTGAGTTTTTTCTTTGGCTCTCGGAGCAAGCGCCAATGCATGGGTTTTTCTTCCCTTATAGCAAAGACTTAGGCGGAGTGGCAATGGAACCTTGGCACATTAGTCATCACCAAACCAGCTCGGCGTGTCTAGCGCAGTTTTGTTGTCAGCAATGGCGACAAGTTTTGCAGCAATCGGATATTTTGGGACGTGAGGCGATACTTTCTGAACTCGATTCCATCTACAATCAATATGTGACCAACATAAACCGTTAA
- a CDS encoding DUF2897 family protein, producing MIEWLFNPWVIIIVVLAVVIGNIAALKYTANMKFQQSDKVNSRKNQLDRLNELDKQKYGDKPSDEKNKS from the coding sequence ATGATTGAATGGCTATTTAACCCTTGGGTAATCATTATCGTGGTACTGGCCGTGGTAATTGGCAACATTGCCGCGCTCAAGTACACCGCGAATATGAAGTTTCAGCAAAGTGACAAGGTCAACTCACGCAAAAATCAGCTCGATCGTCTCAATGAGCTAGACAAACAAAAGTATGGCGACAAACCGAGTGACGAAAAGAACAAATCGTAG
- the bamC gene encoding outer membrane protein assembly factor BamC, which yields MKFSRQLAVSTLAVIVLAACSSDPKTRREAKDDFNYLDAPGLKNWTLPEGATPQFYPNYEIPQGDFSGGIGREVDIRPPQQVLELIPGARVERQGSEVTLWLLQQEEMDKVWATVKTMLAEINVQAVNETNDSIETDWVTWVSEDEDVEIGSRYEITRFEANNRYGFKMKLIDWREGGTVKPVTRVNEERYNTLMTNLVTARYDRDLREEAALRAQELVKSIPISMGTDRSGLPVIIARTPYNVLWQELPTLLPKMGFTIEERNQSQGTAKAKYASPDDEFWNEVGLKPIDLEPGEYTFLFGDLGNRTSINVTDSDGKPVAENLLRSLEPLIATVIKKEP from the coding sequence ATGAAATTTTCACGTCAGCTAGCGGTCTCAACGTTAGCTGTTATTGTTTTAGCCGCGTGCTCAAGTGATCCGAAAACCCGTCGTGAAGCCAAAGATGACTTCAATTACCTTGATGCGCCAGGTCTTAAAAACTGGACATTACCGGAAGGCGCGACGCCCCAGTTCTACCCTAATTATGAGATCCCTCAAGGTGACTTTTCCGGCGGAATTGGTCGTGAAGTAGATATTCGTCCACCGCAACAGGTATTAGAACTGATCCCTGGCGCACGTGTGGAAAGACAGGGCTCAGAGGTAACCTTGTGGCTGCTTCAACAAGAAGAAATGGATAAGGTTTGGGCAACGGTGAAAACCATGCTAGCCGAAATCAATGTTCAGGCCGTTAATGAGACCAACGACAGTATCGAGACCGACTGGGTAACCTGGGTATCGGAAGACGAAGACGTTGAAATTGGTAGCCGCTACGAAATTACTCGTTTTGAAGCTAACAACCGTTATGGCTTTAAAATGAAGCTGATCGATTGGCGCGAAGGTGGCACAGTGAAACCTGTCACTCGCGTGAATGAAGAACGTTACAACACCTTGATGACGAACTTAGTCACAGCGCGTTATGATCGCGACCTTCGTGAAGAAGCGGCGCTTCGTGCTCAAGAGTTGGTGAAATCTATCCCAATCAGCATGGGTACAGACCGCAGTGGCTTGCCGGTCATCATTGCACGTACGCCATACAATGTCTTGTGGCAAGAGCTTCCAACGCTATTACCGAAAATGGGCTTTACCATTGAAGAGCGTAACCAGTCTCAAGGTACAGCGAAAGCCAAATACGCGTCACCAGATGACGAATTCTGGAATGAAGTAGGTCTCAAGCCTATTGACCTTGAGCCGGGCGAGTACACCTTCCTGTTTGGTGACTTGGGTAACCGTACGTCGATCAATGTGACTGACAGCGATGGCAAACCTGTAGCCGAGAACTTACTGCGTTCACTTGAGCCTCTCATCGCCACAGTGATAAAGAAAGAGCCTTAA
- the dapA gene encoding 4-hydroxy-tetrahydrodipicolinate synthase, which yields MFSGSIVALITPLTTDGEVDFVSLRKLVEYHIAAGTDGIVAVGTTGESATLTVEEHVKVVAKTVEFADGRLPIIAGTGANATHEAITFSRLFNNVGIAGCLSVTPYYNKPTQEGLYQHYKAISEETDIPQILYNVPGRTGVDMQPETVARLAEISNIVALKDATGDLSRVKIHRELCGEDFILLSGDDATGLDFVQLGGKGVISVTNNIAAADMANMMHLALEGNFEEARLINERLMTLHKNLFVESSPIPVKWAAHKMGLIANGDLRLPMTELSESAKPIVAKALTEACIY from the coding sequence ATGTTTTCAGGAAGTATTGTTGCGCTTATAACCCCTCTTACCACCGATGGCGAAGTCGATTTTGTTAGTTTACGAAAACTGGTCGAGTATCATATTGCTGCGGGTACGGATGGCATTGTTGCTGTTGGTACAACCGGGGAATCGGCAACATTAACGGTTGAAGAACATGTAAAAGTCGTCGCGAAAACGGTTGAGTTCGCTGATGGCCGCTTACCAATTATTGCTGGCACTGGTGCCAATGCCACTCATGAAGCGATTACGTTTAGCCGTCTATTTAACAATGTCGGCATTGCAGGTTGCTTGAGTGTGACTCCTTATTACAACAAACCGACACAAGAAGGTTTGTATCAGCACTACAAAGCGATTTCTGAAGAAACAGACATTCCACAGATTCTTTATAATGTACCAGGTCGTACTGGTGTGGATATGCAGCCAGAAACCGTTGCGCGTTTGGCAGAGATTTCAAACATCGTTGCTTTGAAAGATGCGACGGGTGATCTGTCTCGAGTGAAGATTCATCGTGAACTTTGTGGCGAAGACTTTATCTTACTAAGTGGTGATGACGCGACTGGCCTTGATTTTGTTCAACTGGGTGGTAAAGGCGTTATCTCTGTGACCAACAATATTGCAGCGGCTGACATGGCCAACATGATGCATCTAGCATTAGAAGGTAATTTTGAAGAAGCTAGACTTATCAATGAGCGCCTGATGACACTGCACAAAAACTTGTTTGTCGAATCAAGCCCGATCCCAGTTAAGTGGGCGGCGCACAAAATGGGTCTCATCGCAAATGGTGACCTGAGACTGCCAATGACAGAGTTGTCTGAAAGTGCTAAGCCAATTGTGGCGAAAGCACTAACAGAAGCCTGCATTTACTAA
- a CDS encoding glycine cleavage system protein R → MNQYLVITAVGTDRPGICNEIVHLVANAGCNIIDSRIAMFGNEFTLIMLISGNPSYITRVETTLPLLGQEHDLITMMKRTSKHDAIPNQYTVEVFIESEDRVGLTEEFTQFFADKNIGLASLSAQTIVKERAGTDVDQFQLALSANVEENCNLMQLQEEFEALCNQLSVKGSLNFISGSH, encoded by the coding sequence ATGAATCAGTATTTAGTGATTACCGCAGTTGGCACTGACCGACCAGGGATCTGTAACGAAATCGTCCACCTCGTTGCCAACGCAGGTTGTAATATCATCGATAGTCGCATCGCCATGTTCGGCAATGAGTTTACGCTCATCATGCTGATATCAGGCAATCCAAGCTACATCACTCGCGTAGAAACCACCCTACCGCTTTTAGGTCAAGAACATGATCTGATCACCATGATGAAGCGTACCTCCAAGCACGACGCCATTCCAAATCAATACACTGTGGAAGTGTTTATTGAGTCAGAGGATCGCGTTGGATTGACCGAAGAATTTACTCAGTTCTTTGCCGATAAGAACATTGGTCTTGCTTCGCTGAGCGCGCAAACCATTGTCAAAGAAAGGGCGGGAACCGACGTTGATCAATTTCAATTAGCATTAAGTGCCAACGTTGAAGAAAACTGCAATCTTATGCAGCTTCAAGAAGAGTTTGAGGCACTGTGCAATCAGCTGTCTGTTAAAGGTTCGCTTAACTTTATCAGCGGCAGCCACTAA